The following is a genomic window from Hymenobacter chitinivorans DSM 11115.
TTCCCCTTGCGGCTTAACCAAGCAGAATGAGCCTTTCGGGCAGCCCAGGCCACTACCTGGCCCGAAAGGCAAAGGAGCAAAACGGCGAAGCTCAAGCAGGTCCCGACTAGAATTCCTGGACCACAATCCGGATATCGGTGTTGCGGCCGTGGTCGTCGGCGCAGGAAATTTTGAGGGCTCCGGGCGGCGGGCGGAAGAAAATCCGCTCGGTGGCCGGGGCCGTGCGCAGAAACTGGTCGTTGACGTACCACGACACCTGGCGCACTTCGTTGTCGGTGGTGCAGCTGAGCAGGAGCTGCTGCTGTTCGCCCTTGTTGAGCACGTACTCGGTGTTGGCCAAGGGCGAGGTAATGCTCGGGGCCTGGTCGCGGCTGCCGCGCACGAGCTGGCAGGCGGGGTTGTGGGGCGGCAGGCGGCGGTACGGAATGCCCTGGGCTTCCTTGAAAGCGGCTACTTCCGGTAGCAGGTTGGGGTACAGCTCCCGCCGGTAGCCGGTAGCCGGGGCGCAGGCCCGGCAGTAAGTATACTGCCCATCGGCCGAGAGCAGCACTTCTTTCTGGTGCTGGCAGCGCAACCCCGCCGACACGCCGGGCAGGAAATAGTCGATAATCTGGTTGGGGCAGTTTTCCCCCGGTGGCCGGCCGGTTTCGGCGCAGACCAGCCGGAAATCGAGGCTGGCGGGCGGCTGAAACCAGTTGTTGGGCGAGTTGTAAGCCAGAGCGTTGAACAAATCGAAGAGCAGGGGCGTGGCAATGTCGGAGCCGGTGAGGGCCGGGCTGCCCTGCCCGCTGAAGTTGCCGACCCACACCCCGATGGTGTATTCCTTGTTGTAGCCGATGCTCCAGGCGTCGCGGCGGCCGTAGCTGGTGCCGGTTTTCCAGGCAATCTTGGGCAGGCGGATGCTGGTTTCGTAGCCCACGGGCAAATCGGGGCGGGTAAGCTGGGCCAGGATGTCGGTAATGAGAAAGGCCGCGCCGTCGGAGAATAATTGGGAATGTTGAATTCCGGATTCTGAACTCTGAATTGGTTTGGCGGGCTGTTTTTGGTTTTGATTTTCAGCCTGGGCTTCATTCTTCCTGGCCTGGCGCAGCGGGGCGTAGCGGCCGCCGTTGGCTAGGGTCACGTAGAGGTTGGTCAGCTCCTCCAGCGTAGCACCGCAGCCGCCCAGAATGGTGCTCAGCCCCAGGTGGGGGGCACGTTTGGCTACGGTTCGGAAGCCGGCGGCCCGCAGCTGGGTGGTAAAGGTGGGTACGCCCAGCTCCGAAAGCACCCGCACGGCCGGAATGTTGAGCGAATAGGCCAGGGCGCGTTCCAGGGGCACTTCGCCGTTGCAGCGCTTGTCGAAGTTTTCGGGCTGGTAGCCGCCGAAGTTGGTGGGCACGTCGGGCAGCAGCAGCTTGGGCGTCACCAGGCCTTTGTCCAGGGCCAGGGCGTACAGAAAGGGCTTGAGCGTACTGCCCGGCGACCGAACGGCCTGCACCCCGTCGTTCTGGCCTTTGGTGACGTTGTCCTGAAAATCGGCCGAGCCCACGTAGGCTTCCACGGCCCGCGTTTGGTTGTTGACGACCAGCACGGCCGCGTTGCTGATGCCCAGCTCGTGGAGGCGGCGCACGTAGTTGCGGGTCAGGTCTTCGGCCTTGGCCTGCTTGCCGCGCTGCAGCGTGGAGGCCACGCTGGCCCGGCCCGGAAACTGCCGCACCAGGCGCCGGGCCAGGTGGGGCGCCAGCGTGGGTGCCGCGTGGCGCTGCACGTCGAGCGGCTCCAGCAGGGCGTCTTCCACATCTTGCCGCGGAAACAGGCCCTGCCGGCCGAAGCGGCGCAGCCACCGGTTGCGCTCCTGCCGGATGGCCTCGTTGTGGCGGCCCAGCACTAGGCCCCGGGGCCGGTTAGGGATGATGGCCAGAGTCACGGTCTGGGCTAGGGAAAGGTAGTCGGGCGGCTGCTGGAAGTAAAGCAGGGCCGCCGACTTCACGCCTTCGATGTTGCCGCCGTAGGGCACCAGATTCAGGTAAAGCTGCAGAATTTCGGCCTTGCTGTAGTGCGCTTCGAGCTGCAGGGCCCGCAGCATTTCCAGCAGCTTGTTGCCCACCGTCCGCTCCTTGGGTTCCAGCAGGCGGGCCACCTGCATGGTGATGGTGCTGGCCCCGGTGGTGCGGCCCCGCCCAAACAAATTGCGCCCCACGGCCTGCACCAGGGCCAGCGGATTGACGCCCGGGTGGTAGTAGAAATACCGGTCTTCCTTTTCAAGAATGGTAGCGCGCAGGGCCGGCGTGATTTCGCGCAGCTCGGTTTTGAGGCGCCACTTCTGGGTCGGGTTCAGAAAGGCGTGCAGCACCGTACCGTCGGCGGCCAGCACGATGGGCGAGTACTGCGGGGCGGGCGGCAAAGGAAACGCCGCGTCGAGGCCTGCCCCGAGCAGGGCGACCAGCACTAAGGTGGCCAGTAAGGCCCGTGCCGCACGTTTTATTGTCAGAGTAGCCACCAGTTTAAGCACAGCGCATAAGGGGTGCAAGATACGCCCGCCGATTCCAGTTTGCCCCGCAAAACTGCCAAAGACCAGCTGCCAGCAGAATGGTTGCGCCAACGTCAGCCGCTCTCCAGGGGCTTAATCAGTCCCGGGGCTGGTGCCCGGCTACCGTTCCGCAGGCAGCTCAGCTGGGCTTCACGGTTTATTCATTTTGCACTTAATGATAACTCGACAATAAGGCAGAGCTGTTGTGCTGGACGCAATAAAAGGGGGTTTTTGTTGCGAAAAAACAAGTGCAAAACTTTGGTGTTTAAGATTTCACTAAGGAATTTGGCTTATGTTACGCTCAGATAACAAACCAGCTAGGTTGCAGCCCTGCCGGTTTGGGGTGCTGACTTTTGTTACAAATCAAAGTCAGCTGGGCCTTTGGTTGCCGTAGTTCGCCAAGGGAGAACATGAGTTTTTTCGCGTCACTTATCACTCACCAAACCCTTTTCTGCATGAAAAAATTTTTACTCATAAGCCTGTTGCTTATGCTCACTCTGCTCCAGCAAGCCACGGCCCAGAGCCGGAGCCTGTCTGGGCGGGTTACCGACCGTACGTCGGGTGAGGGCCTCCCCGGCGTAACGGTTCTGTTGAAGGGAACCACCAACGGGGTATCAACCAACTCGGACGGCACCTACACGCTGAACGTGCCCACCGAGGGCGGTACGATTGTTTTCAGTTCGGTAGGCTATGTTTCCTCCGAGCGGCCCATTGGCTCCGAAACCCAGCTTAACATCGGCTTGGCCGTTGACTCCAAACAGCTGGGCGAAGTAGTCGTGACGGGCCTGGGCGGGGATAAGGACAAAAAGGCTCTGGGCTTCTCCATTGCCGAAGTAAAATCGCAGGAGCTGGTGCAGGCCCGCTCCACCAACGTAGTCAACTCGCTGACGGCCAAGGTGGCCGGCGTGCGAGTGCAGGGTTCCAGCGGCATGGTGGGGGCTTCCTCCAACATCTTTATCCGCGGCATGACCACCTTCACCGGCAGCAACCAGCCCCTGTTCGTGGTGGATGGTATTCCGATTGACAACGGCGGTGGTGGCAACACGCTGCAGAGCGGGGTAGCCAACTCCAACCGCGCCATCGACATCAACCAGGACGATATTGAGACGGTGTCCATCCTGAAAGGGCCGGCTGCCGCCGTGCTCTACGGCTCTCGGGCCGCGTCGGGCGCCATCATCATTACCACCAAAAAGGGCGCGACGCTGGGCTCCAAAAAGCAGTCCATTACGGTTACTTCCAACTACAACATCGTGAAGGTGGGCCGCCTGCCCGACTACCAGAACACCTACGGACAGGGCATCAACGGCACGTTTAACCGCATCAGCCAGATGTCGTGGGGGCCGCGCGTGACGGGCCAGACGGTGCAGAACTTCCGGGGCGAGGACGAAACCCTGGCCATCAACCCGGACAACGTGTCTGATATCTTCAAGACGGGCTCCAACTTCCAGAATAACGTGGCCTTGTCGGGCGCGACGGAGCGCACGCGCTACTACGCTTCCTACGGCAACTTGCACGAAACCGGGATTCTGGACAACAATGACCTGAAGCGTAACACCGTAACCTTCAACGGTAATGCCCAGCTGACCAACAAGCTGCGGACTGGCACCAACGTCATTTTCTCCAACAGCGTGTCGAAGCGTACGCCGCAGGGCAACCAGCTGGCCAACCCCTTCTTCCACTCCTGGGTGCTGCCCCGCTCGTACGACGTATTCCGGTATCCGTATGAGCAGCCCACCGGCGGGCAGCAGAACGCGGCCGTCGTGGGTACTTATACTGCCAACAACACATTCTTCGGCACCAGCGACAACCCGCTGTGGACCATCAAGAACAACACCTACGACGACGAGGTAAACCGGGTGGTGGGTAACGTCAGCATTGGCTATGACTTCACCGACTGGCTCTCGCTGGATTACAAGCTGGGTACCGATACCTATTCCCAGCAATACAAGTACGTGAATGCCCGCGACAGCCGCGGCATCACCACGACTTCTTCCGGCGGCGGCTCCGTGGTGGGCAACATCCAGGACGAGACCTACAACCGCCGCGAGCTGAGCTCCTACCTGACCCTGAACATTCGGCGCAACATCAGCGAGAATTTCACGGCCCGCCTGCTGCTGGGTAACGAAATCAACCAGCGCCGCACCGACGACCTGGCCGTGGTGGGCTCCGACATTCAGGTGCGGGGCTTCAACAACATTTCCAACACGAAAAACTACACGCCCTTCTCCGAGAAAACCACCCGCCGCCTGGTCGGTTTCTACGGCGACCTGCAGCTGGGCTTCCGCGACTTCCTGTTTCTGGGCTTGTCGGGCCGCAATGACTACTCCTCGACGTTCAGTGCCAACAAGCGTAGCTACTTCTACCCCGGCGCCTCGGCCAGCATTGTGGTGAGCGACGCGGTGCCGATGCTTAAGGACAACAAGGTGCTCGA
Proteins encoded in this region:
- the pbpC gene encoding penicillin-binding protein 1C; protein product: MLVALLGAGLDAAFPLPPAPQYSPIVLAADGTVLHAFLNPTQKWRLKTELREITPALRATILEKEDRYFYYHPGVNPLALVQAVGRNLFGRGRTTGASTITMQVARLLEPKERTVGNKLLEMLRALQLEAHYSKAEILQLYLNLVPYGGNIEGVKSAALLYFQQPPDYLSLAQTVTLAIIPNRPRGLVLGRHNEAIRQERNRWLRRFGRQGLFPRQDVEDALLEPLDVQRHAAPTLAPHLARRLVRQFPGRASVASTLQRGKQAKAEDLTRNYVRRLHELGISNAAVLVVNNQTRAVEAYVGSADFQDNVTKGQNDGVQAVRSPGSTLKPFLYALALDKGLVTPKLLLPDVPTNFGGYQPENFDKRCNGEVPLERALAYSLNIPAVRVLSELGVPTFTTQLRAAGFRTVAKRAPHLGLSTILGGCGATLEELTNLYVTLANGGRYAPLRQARKNEAQAENQNQKQPAKPIQSSESGIQHSQLFSDGAAFLITDILAQLTRPDLPVGYETSIRLPKIAWKTGTSYGRRDAWSIGYNKEYTIGVWVGNFSGQGSPALTGSDIATPLLFDLFNALAYNSPNNWFQPPASLDFRLVCAETGRPPGENCPNQIIDYFLPGVSAGLRCQHQKEVLLSADGQYTYCRACAPATGYRRELYPNLLPEVAAFKEAQGIPYRRLPPHNPACQLVRGSRDQAPSITSPLANTEYVLNKGEQQQLLLSCTTDNEVRQVSWYVNDQFLRTAPATERIFFRPPPGALKISCADDHGRNTDIRIVVQEF
- a CDS encoding SusC/RagA family TonB-linked outer membrane protein; its protein translation is MLTLLQQATAQSRSLSGRVTDRTSGEGLPGVTVLLKGTTNGVSTNSDGTYTLNVPTEGGTIVFSSVGYVSSERPIGSETQLNIGLAVDSKQLGEVVVTGLGGDKDKKALGFSIAEVKSQELVQARSTNVVNSLTAKVAGVRVQGSSGMVGASSNIFIRGMTTFTGSNQPLFVVDGIPIDNGGGGNTLQSGVANSNRAIDINQDDIETVSILKGPAAAVLYGSRAASGAIIITTKKGATLGSKKQSITVTSNYNIVKVGRLPDYQNTYGQGINGTFNRISQMSWGPRVTGQTVQNFRGEDETLAINPDNVSDIFKTGSNFQNNVALSGATERTRYYASYGNLHETGILDNNDLKRNTVTFNGNAQLTNKLRTGTNVIFSNSVSKRTPQGNQLANPFFHSWVLPRSYDVFRYPYEQPTGGQQNAAVVGTYTANNTFFGTSDNPLWTIKNNTYDDEVNRVVGNVSIGYDFTDWLSLDYKLGTDTYSQQYKYVNARDSRGITTTSSGGGSVVGNIQDETYNRRELSSYLTLNIRRNISENFTARLLLGNEINQRRTDDLAVVGSDIQVRGFNNISNTKNYTPFSEKTTRRLVGFYGDLQLGFRDFLFLGLSGRNDYSSTFSANKRSYFYPGASASIVVSDAVPMLKDNKVLDQFKIRAAAAQVGREAPVYGTNTTFQTTSVTDGFGPAINYPFQGQVGLTYSNVGGNVDLGPEFTTSYEGGVDLRLFKGRVALEATYYVQKSKDIIFAVPFSATSGFSSVNRNIGTSEARGVELMISTTPVKIGDFTYSNSFNYSRVRNKVLELAPGVSFIQLGGFTTPGTRLIAGQPYGVIFGSKFLRQDGDSGPLLLNAQGRTQQQFDNGVIGDPNPDWTGGITNTFTYKGLTLNTLLDIRVGGDVVSRNVFDIRRNGVGKETADRDRTYIIDGVIKQADGTFVQNNVQVTAEQYFTDLWGSGPYEFAVFDGSWLRLREVALSYSLPRSLTDKTFLGGVELSVNGRNLFLYAPNIPHIDPEVNTTGVSNSQGFEFNSLPQSKMYGGSIRLTF